The window CGAGCTATCAAGTCGTTCGCCGCGAAAATCCCAAAGGGATCGTGTTCGCGAATTTGGGCAGCGAGGCAACCACCGAACAAGCGATCCGCGCCATCGATATGATTGAAGCGAATGCGCTTCAAATTCATTTGAATGTTATGCAAGAGCTCATTATGCCGGAAGGAGATCGCAGCTTTGTGGGCATGTTGGGCCGCATTGAGGCTATTGTTCGGCAAGTACAGGTACCCGTCATTGTGAAGGAAGTTGGCTTTGGAATCCTGAAGGATAACGCCAAGCAGCTGAAGGACATCGGCGTCCGCTTTTTGGATGTCGGCGGCTCTGGCGGCACGAATTTTGCTGCCATTGAGAATGCCAGACGTTCAGCGGCTTTGGAGTGGTTGAACGATTGGGGTACTCCAACCAGCATCGCTTTGTTAGAGGCACTCTCGGTTTATCCGCGAGGCGGGGTTATTGCCTCTGGCGGTATTACGAACGCTTTGGAAGCTGCCAAAGCGTTAACCCTTGGTGCTTCAGCGGTAGGCATGGCTGGCGCATTCTTGAGGGTTTTGCGCAGCG is drawn from Paenibacillus sp. V4I7 and contains these coding sequences:
- the fni gene encoding type 2 isopentenyl-diphosphate Delta-isomerase, whose product is MRISRKMEHVHYALELGQSRQQGLSDIKLVHNCLPETSTDQIALTTEIGDLIMSSPILINAMTGGAQETESINRELAILAREKGMAMAVGSQMSAIKNSEVASSYQVVRRENPKGIVFANLGSEATTEQAIRAIDMIEANALQIHLNVMQELIMPEGDRSFVGMLGRIEAIVRQVQVPVIVKEVGFGILKDNAKQLKDIGVRFLDVGGSGGTNFAAIENARRSAALEWLNDWGTPTSIALLEALSVYPRGGVIASGGITNALEAAKALTLGASAVGMAGAFLRVLRSEGVDALHHFADELHQGLILIMTALGANTIQALGNCPVVIMGETAEWCRARGIHLTSYAERASRSK